One stretch of Eggerthella lenta DSM 2243 DNA includes these proteins:
- a CDS encoding c-type heme family protein, producing the protein MGKHAFSLKTIYLAALTAVFAVSFFAFVAFDLYSQQRQTEQAMLEEARTFAREMDAVWQFMDNSQSIINNSSSGGYEFKGLHCSVVGKSVGRLFSAGSDYHIRYTNFDPRSEQDIPDEFETKALEAFNADRSVTEYYGVAPFDGEDRFRYLQALEVDDSCLECHGEPVGELDITDHAKEGWTLESVGGAISIVIPLDQQQAAMRGNVIRDMAYFLLITVFIGLVILVVTTVFVLRPLGGMHAAFGELKQGRLGASVSQRFAAKEVRSLIAGFNDMAGELRGMYEHLESQVQERTVDLREANALLERQRDKLEQLNADLAQETQFKSDLLSMVNHELRTPLTSIITFAQISREACDPANEHDRRSWEEIEKNSRILLNMINNMLDIARSDAGGMRATCEPMDLGDVAASVKGTMAPLARKYEVSFSTKVASDVPLVNGDYEKTTRMLENLASNAIKFTPDGGSIELRVAYDAEARVVTLSMVDDGIGIAPEDQARIFERFVQVDSTSTRKYNGSGLGLALVREYGDMQGFAVSVESELGRGSRFVITIPASAIVGEIEGEDDV; encoded by the coding sequence ATGGGGAAGCATGCTTTCAGTCTGAAGACCATCTATCTTGCCGCTCTGACGGCGGTGTTCGCCGTGTCGTTTTTCGCGTTCGTCGCGTTCGATTTGTACTCGCAGCAGCGGCAGACCGAGCAGGCCATGCTGGAGGAAGCGCGCACGTTCGCGCGCGAGATGGACGCGGTGTGGCAGTTCATGGACAACTCCCAAAGCATCATCAACAATTCGTCCAGCGGCGGCTACGAGTTCAAGGGCCTGCACTGCTCGGTGGTGGGCAAGAGCGTCGGCCGGCTGTTCTCGGCGGGCAGCGACTACCACATCCGGTACACGAACTTCGACCCGCGCAGCGAGCAGGATATTCCCGACGAGTTCGAGACGAAGGCGCTCGAGGCGTTCAACGCCGATCGTTCGGTGACCGAGTACTACGGCGTGGCCCCGTTCGACGGCGAGGATCGGTTCCGCTACCTGCAAGCGCTCGAAGTGGACGACAGCTGCCTCGAATGCCACGGCGAGCCGGTCGGCGAGCTCGACATCACCGACCACGCGAAGGAAGGTTGGACGCTCGAGTCGGTCGGCGGGGCAATCAGCATCGTGATCCCCCTCGATCAGCAGCAGGCGGCCATGCGCGGCAACGTCATCCGAGACATGGCGTACTTCCTGTTGATCACCGTGTTCATCGGCTTGGTCATCTTGGTGGTGACCACTGTGTTCGTGCTGCGGCCGTTGGGCGGCATGCACGCGGCGTTCGGCGAGCTGAAACAGGGACGCTTGGGCGCGTCCGTCAGCCAGCGCTTCGCCGCGAAGGAAGTGAGGAGCCTCATCGCCGGCTTCAACGACATGGCGGGCGAGCTGCGGGGCATGTACGAGCATCTGGAATCGCAGGTGCAGGAGCGTACGGTGGACCTGCGCGAGGCGAACGCCCTGCTGGAACGCCAGCGCGACAAGCTGGAGCAGCTTAACGCCGACCTGGCGCAGGAGACGCAGTTCAAGTCCGACCTGCTAAGCATGGTGAACCACGAGCTGCGCACGCCGCTGACGTCCATCATCACGTTCGCGCAGATATCGCGCGAGGCGTGCGACCCGGCCAACGAGCACGACCGTCGCTCGTGGGAGGAGATCGAGAAGAACAGTCGCATCCTGCTCAACATGATCAACAACATGCTGGACATCGCGCGTTCGGATGCGGGCGGCATGCGCGCCACCTGCGAGCCGATGGATTTGGGCGACGTGGCGGCATCGGTGAAGGGCACCATGGCTCCGCTGGCGCGCAAGTACGAGGTGTCGTTCAGCACGAAGGTGGCGTCGGACGTGCCCTTGGTCAACGGCGACTACGAGAAGACGACGCGCATGCTGGAGAACCTGGCCAGCAACGCCATCAAGTTCACGCCCGACGGCGGCTCCATCGAGCTGCGCGTGGCGTACGACGCCGAGGCGCGCGTGGTGACGTTGTCGATGGTGGACGACGGCATCGGCATCGCGCCCGAGGACCAGGCGCGCATCTTCGAGCGGTTCGTGCAGGTGGACAGCACGTCCACGCGTAAGTACAACGGCAGCGGCCTCGGTTTGGCACTGGTGCGCGAATACGGCGACATGCAAGGGTTCGCCGTGTCGGTGGAAAGCGAGCTCGGTCGCGGCAGCAGGTTCGTCATCACGATTCCCGCGAGCGCGATCGTGGGCGAGATAGAGGGGGAGGACGATGTATAA
- the rsgA gene encoding ribosome small subunit-dependent GTPase A: MQRGQVVKLDRGYPLVRTDEGSFVRCEHATALVKGEEVRAVIGDFVEVTVPEGHDKGIIESILPRTRAFVRKDPTERALPQVLAANFDRVFVAQPLSDVNVRRLERELVLAYETGAAVTVVLTKADLAESDAEVASVRDRVRALAGPDVQTVVVSADDPSSVEAVRALVPPNTTAVLIGKSGVGKSSLINMLVGHELQETTPVRDRDGKGRHTTVSREMVAIPGGGFIMDMPGVRGLGLWEADAGIGAAFADIEEAAERCRFRDCSHEDEPGCAVRAAVESGDISEQRYASYQALRQETKDLRARREEARRMRGEKASDRGKTPKKGRPRKKR, encoded by the coding sequence TTGCAAAGAGGCCAGGTCGTCAAGCTTGATCGAGGATATCCGCTCGTGCGCACCGACGAGGGGTCGTTCGTGCGTTGCGAGCATGCCACCGCGCTGGTGAAAGGCGAGGAAGTGCGCGCCGTGATCGGCGACTTCGTCGAGGTGACCGTGCCGGAGGGCCATGACAAGGGCATCATCGAGAGTATCCTGCCGCGCACGCGCGCGTTCGTGCGCAAAGATCCCACCGAACGCGCGCTCCCGCAGGTGCTGGCTGCGAATTTCGACCGTGTGTTCGTGGCGCAACCGCTATCAGACGTGAACGTGAGGCGGCTCGAGCGAGAGCTGGTGCTGGCTTACGAGACGGGTGCGGCCGTGACCGTGGTGCTGACGAAAGCCGATCTCGCCGAAAGCGATGCCGAAGTGGCGTCGGTGCGCGATCGCGTGCGCGCGTTGGCCGGCCCCGACGTGCAGACCGTCGTCGTGTCGGCCGACGATCCTTCCAGCGTGGAAGCGGTACGCGCGCTTGTGCCGCCGAACACCACGGCCGTGCTCATCGGCAAAAGCGGCGTGGGGAAGTCGAGCCTGATCAACATGCTGGTAGGACACGAGTTGCAAGAAACAACCCCCGTGCGAGACCGCGACGGCAAGGGCCGGCACACCACGGTGAGCCGCGAGATGGTGGCCATTCCCGGCGGTGGCTTCATCATGGACATGCCGGGCGTGCGCGGACTGGGCCTGTGGGAGGCCGATGCCGGCATCGGCGCAGCGTTCGCGGATATCGAGGAGGCGGCCGAGCGCTGCCGATTCCGCGATTGCAGCCACGAGGACGAGCCGGGATGCGCCGTGCGCGCCGCCGTCGAGTCGGGCGATATCAGCGAACAGCGCTACGCATCGTACCAGGCGCTTCGCCAGGAGACGAAAGACCTGCGCGCGCGCCGCGAAGAGGCTCGCCGCATGCGCGGCGAAAAAGCCTCCGACCGGGGAAAAACGCCCAAAAAGGGCAGGCCGCGCAAGAAGCGCTGA
- a CDS encoding hydrolase encodes MRWGTRQPLPLPIAFVRFVAVLAVLLAAVFALPAAAHADEPAEGDNAVNTQQLPDSSFIYDTSIVDLSGADAYYDNQTVQVTGEVIGDSIRAGVSGRHRWITLSSQGDSATISVYMSNESASKIDTFGEYGTTGTILQVRGTFHLVCADHEGQSDLHAEAVTVIAPGERHPDEFDFNAFVPGIVVVVVGLVMLGVFYWLRERQR; translated from the coding sequence ATGAGGTGGGGAACCCGTCAACCGCTGCCGCTGCCGATTGCGTTCGTGCGTTTCGTCGCGGTGCTGGCCGTGCTGCTTGCGGCGGTGTTTGCGCTGCCGGCTGCCGCGCATGCCGATGAGCCTGCCGAGGGCGACAATGCGGTGAACACGCAGCAACTGCCCGACAGCTCGTTCATCTACGACACGTCCATCGTCGACCTCAGCGGCGCCGATGCCTATTACGACAATCAGACCGTGCAGGTAACAGGCGAGGTCATCGGCGACAGCATCCGTGCCGGCGTGTCGGGGAGGCATCGGTGGATCACGCTTTCCTCTCAGGGCGATTCTGCGACGATCTCGGTGTATATGAGCAACGAATCGGCATCGAAGATCGACACGTTCGGCGAGTATGGTACTACGGGCACCATCTTGCAAGTGCGTGGCACGTTCCATCTCGTGTGCGCCGATCATGAAGGCCAGAGCGACCTTCATGCGGAGGCGGTGACCGTCATCGCGCCGGGCGAACGCCATCCCGACGAGTTCGACTTCAACGCGTTCGTTCCGGGCATTGTCGTGGTGGTCGTCGGACTGGTGATGCTGGGCGTGTTCTATTGGCTGAGGGAACGGCAGCGGTAG